A window of Mangifera indica cultivar Alphonso chromosome 13, CATAS_Mindica_2.1, whole genome shotgun sequence contains these coding sequences:
- the LOC123195197 gene encoding uncharacterized protein LOC123195197 yields the protein MTKKLWDIYGIRSLLLLSLGAQAILTIFGNRRRYRLRYLTRFFLWLSYLTASPVVTLALGKLLRMYPGALDEKGDQLEHIVSFYQYLYYADWLTPFLLLQIGSPNVISYSVEDNKLKFRQLIGLTTQVAISLWIFSKSLRYWTAIFSVLLYVAGIVKLAERLRALWSISITENVVIASFAKNDIRTEETSLESSSFSNYSHDLFLLVKAYQRFDRLKPYLENWLGHPSSVYLSSMSVEDCPPKDVFRITEFELSFMYDVLYTKASIGYSNKSLWGRIIFFLALALLLVILTIFWFVGSDSPDVDGIILLLFLLGATVLEIYEMKEFLFSDWVVLQMRKQNRSTFISRFISRIAPKIPRKNHRWSHCIDQFNLLSYCLYEDTTKLGGLIRRIFKVKGYYKEYMKYCVKKHNPVPEELKKLILEQILEGACAQVDEFFKAKQSKDEATFCGKLLVETYFQGIPNNNVFTSDWNVLLQVQKLAKILQERDDKWSIISSVWVEMLFYTAINCPWTLHAEQLRKGGELLTHIWLLLEHEKDQPHDLSLEL from the exons ATGACAAAAAAGCTATGGGATATATACGGGATCAGAAGTCTACTACTATTGAGTCTTGGAGCACAAGCCATTCTTACCATCTTCGGCAATCGTAGAAGGTACCGTTTAAGATATCTGACCCGATTTTTCCTTTGGTTGTCCTACTTGACGGCAAGTCCCGTGGTAACATTGGCATTGGGCAAGCTTTTACGAATGTATCCTGGGGCTTTAGATGAGAAAGGAGATCAGCTAGAGCATATTGTATCCTTTTACCAATATCTCTACTACGCAGATTGGTTGACACCATTCCTTTTGCTGCAAATTGGTAGCCCTAATGTTATTTCTTACTCCGTTGAGgataataagttaaagtttaggCAACTTATTGGGCTAACCACCCAGGTCGCCATTTCACTTTGGATCTTTTCTAAATCACTTAGATATTGGACTGCCATATTCAGTGTACTTTTGTATGTAGCTGGAATAGTTAAACTTGCAGAGAGACTCCGAGCTCTCTGGTCAATAAGTATTACCGAAAATGTCGTGATAGCTAGTTTTGCAAAAAATGATATTCGAACAGAAGAAACCTCACTTGAGTCTAGCTCATTTTCCAATTATTCTCATGATCTGTTTCTGCTTGTGAAGGCTTATCAACGCTTTGATCGATTAAAGCCTTATCTTGAGAATTGGCTAGGCCATCCTTCATCAGTTTATCTTTCTTCGATGAGTGTAGAAGACTGTCCTCCTAAGGATGTTTTTAGAATCACAGAATTTGAGCTTAGCTTTATGTATGATGTGCTCTACACGAAGGCGTCCATTGGCTATTCCAACAAAAGTTTATGGGGTcgcatcattttctttcttgctctAGCTTTGCTTTTGGTGATATTAACTATATTTTGGTTTGTTGGGTCAGATTCTCCAGATGTAGATGGCATAATTctcttactttttttattaGGAGCAACTGTACTTGAAATTTATGAGATGAAGGAGTTTTTGTTCTCAGATTGGGTAGTACTTCAAATGAGGAAACAAAATAGGAGCACATTCATCAGCAGATTCATATCGAGAATTGCTCCAAAAATTCCAAGAAAGAATCATAGGTGGTCTCATTGCATAGATCAATTCAACTTACTAAGCTATTGTCTCTATGAAGATACTACAAAGCTTGGCGGGTTGATTAGAAGAATTTTCAAGGTCAAGGGCTACTACAAGGAGTACATGAAGTATTGTGTCAAGAAACACAATCCAGTCCCTGAAGAGTTGAAGAAGCTGATACTGGAACAAATTCTGGAG GGTGCTTGTGCTCAAGTCGATGAATTTTTTAAGGCAAAACAATCAAAGGATGAAGCGACATTCTGCGGGAAATTACTAGTTGAAACTTATTTCCAAGGAATTCCCAATAACAATGTGTTTACATCAGATTGGAATGTATTGCTTCAGGTGCaaaaattggcaaaaatattGCAAGAGAGGGACGACAAATGGAGTATTATAAGTAGTGTCTGGGtggaaatgttgttttataCTGCGATTAATTGTCCTTGGACTCTCCATGCAGAGCAACTTAGGAAAGGTGGAGAATTGCTCACTCATATTTGGCTTCTGCTTGAGCATGAGAAAGATCAGCCCCATGACTTGTCCCTTGAATTGTAA
- the LOC123194928 gene encoding uncharacterized protein LOC123194928, translating to MTLELSEMDDYPINCSLACKYGDGSTIYVTTKTKKLWDIYGIRSLLLLGLEAQTILTIFGNRRRCRLRYLTRFFLWLSYLTASPVVTLALGKLSRINAEVIDVKGNQLVRSEFFDAYLYYAVWFTPFLLLQIGSPNVISYSVEDNKLKFRQLIGLTTQVAISLWIFSKSIRYWIETLSILLYVAGIVKVAERLRALWSISITENVVIASFAKNDIRTEETSLESSSFSNYSHDLFLLVKAHQRFDRLKPYLENWLGYPSSVYLSSMSVEDCPPKDVFRITEFELSFMYDVLYTKASIGYSNKSLWGRIIFFLALALLLVIVTIFWFAEPGVTVLEIYEMKEFLFSDWVVLQMRKQNRSTFISRSISRIAPKIPRKNHRWSHCIDQFNLLSYCLYEDTTKLGGLIRRIFKVKGYYKEYMKYCVKKHNPVPEELKKLILEQILEVRAQRGWQSFSKRGEGALERCNCLQDLEWSIQTDFDTPTKKQINFGKAIIIWHIATTVCYYLDDGASESTLNHPLCEMSKLLSDYIMYLLGMISDMLSIVTGDLLFHGACAQVDEFFKAKQSKDEATLCRNLLVETYFQGIPNNNVFTSGWNVLLQVQKLAKILQERDDKWSIISSVWVEMLFYAAINCPWTLHAEQLRKGGELLTHIWLLLEHEKDQPHDLSLEL from the exons ATGACGTTGGAGCTTTCAGAGATGGACGACTATCCGATAAACTGCTCACTTGCATGCAAATACGGTGACGGATCAACTATTTATGTGACGACAAAGACAAAAAAGCTATGGGATATATACGGGATCAGAAGTCTACTACTATTGGGTCTTGAAGCACAAACCATTCTTACCATCTTCGGCAATCGTAGAAGGTGCCGTTTAAGATATCTGACCCGATTTTTCCTTTGGTTGTCCTACTTGACGGCAAGTCCCGTGGTAACATTGGCATTGGGCAAGCTTTCACGAATTAATGCTGAGGTTATTGATGTGAAAGGAAATCAGCTAGTGCGTAGCGAATTCTTTGACGCATATCTCTACTACGCAGTTTGGTTTACACCATTCCTTTTGCTGCAAATTGGTAGCCCTAATGTTATTTCTTACTCCGTTGAGgataataagttaaagtttaggCAACTTATTGGGCTAACCACCCAGGTCGCCATCTCACTTTGGATCTTTTCTAAATCAATTCGATATTGGATTGAGACACTCAGTATACTTCTGTATGTAGCTGGAATAGTTAAAGTTGCAGAGAGACTCCGAGCTCTCTGGTCAATAAGTATTACTGAAAATGTCGTGATAGCTAGTTTTGCAAAAAATGATATTCGAACAGAAGAAACCTCACTTGAGTCTAGCTCATTTTCCAATTATTCTCATGATCTGTTTCTGCTTGTGAAGGCTCATCAACGCTTTGATCGATTAAAGCCTTATCTTGAGAATTGGCTAGGCTATCCTTCATCAGTTTATCTTTCTTCGATGAGTGTAGAAGACTGTCCTCCTAAGGATGTTTTTAGAATCACAGAATTTGAGCTTAGCTTTATGTATGATGTGCTCTACACGAAGGCGTCCATTGGCTATTCCAACAAAAGTTTATGGGGTcgcatcattttctttcttgctctAGCTTTGCTTTTGGTGATAGTAACTATATTTTGGTTTGCTGAGCCAG GAGTAACTGTACTTGAAATTTATGAGATGAAGGAGTTTTTGTTCTCAGATTGGGTAGTACTTCAAATGAGGAAACAAAATAGGAGCACATTTATCAGTAGATCCATATCGAGAATTGCTCCAAAAATTCCAAGAAAGAATCATAGGTGGTCTCATTGCATAGATCAATTCAACTTACTAAGCTATTGTCTCTATGAAGATACTACAAAGCTTGGCGGGCTGATTAGAAGAATTTTCAAGGTCAAGGGCTACTACAAGGAGTACATGAAGTATTGTGTTAAGAAACACAATCCAGTCCCTGAAGAGTTGAAGAAGCTGATACTGGAACAAATTCTGGAGGTAAGAGCTCAAAGAGGCTGGCAATCTTTCTCTAAAAGGGGGGAAGGGGCTCTTGAAAGATGTAACTGTCTCCAAGATTTGGAATGGAGTATTCAAACAGATTTTGATACCCCAACAAAGAAGCAAATAAATTTTGGCAAAGCCATTATTATATGGCACATTGCCACCACAGTTTGCTACTATTTAGATGATGGTGCATCAGAAAGTACCTTAAATCACCCCTTATGTGAAATGAGCAAACTTTTATCAGATTATATTATGTATCTTTTGGGCATGATTTCTGATATGTTATCTATTGTTACTGGTGACCTTCTCTTTCATGGTGCCTGTGCTCAAGTCGATGAATTTTTTAAGGCAAAACAGTCAAAGGATGAAGCGACATTGTGCAGAAATTTACTAGTTGAAACTTATTTCCAAGGAATTCCCAATAACAATGTGTTTACATCAGGTTGGAATGTATTGCTTCAGGTGCaaaaattggcaaaaatattGCAAGAGAGAGACGACAAATGGAGTATTATAAGTAGTGTCTGGGTGGAAATGTTGTTTTATGCTGCGATTAATTGTCCTTGGACTCTCCATGCGGAGCAACTTAGGAAAGGTGGAGAATTGCTCACTCATATTTGGCTTCTGCTTGAGCATGAGAAAGATCAGCCCCATGATTTGTCCCTTGAATTGTAA